The following are encoded together in the Triticum dicoccoides isolate Atlit2015 ecotype Zavitan chromosome 6B, WEW_v2.0, whole genome shotgun sequence genome:
- the LOC119323567 gene encoding uncharacterized protein LOC119323567 has product MATRCFFPRDAVAGRHQSKAAEQALEQLHHGGRVLSREEVGGAVRVKIVVSKRELKKMVAALGTGGEVAAAAASADRRSRQRAAGGGGSTDAEQRLQSLRRRSMRRAAEETRRMQASGEWEPGLQSIPEEVY; this is encoded by the coding sequence ATGGCGACCAGGTGCTTCTTCCCCAGGGACGCGGTGGCCGGACGGCACCAGTCCAAGGCGGCAGAGCAGGCCCTCGAGCAGCTGCACCACGGCGGCCGCGTCCTGTCCCGAGAGGAAGTGGGCGGCGCGGTGCGCGTCAAGATCGTTGTCAGCAAGCGCGAGCTCAAGAAGATGGTGGCCGCCCTCGGcaccggcggcgaggtggcggccgcAGCGGCGTCTGCTGATCGCCGCAGCCGCCAgcgcgcggcgggcggcggcggcagcacggACGCCGAGCAGAGGCTGCAGTCGCTCCGGCGGCGCAGCATGCGCAGGGCGGCCGAGGAGACGAGGCGGATGCAGGCGAGCGGGGAGTGGGAGCCCGGCCTCCAGAGCATCCCCGAGGAGGTTTACTGA